The Sporosarcina ureae genomic sequence CGGTATCGTAGAATCCAACAAACTACATCAACAGGCTAAGGAACTGGGTGTCGATATTAAGCTACACACACCCGTCTCCAACATCGAGTTGCAGGACGGAATTTGGAGCGTCCATACAGATGTAGACATTTATGAAACTACTCATTTATTGCTGGCGACAGGGGCCGCGGAAAGTCCTCTTCCCATTAAAGGTTGGACGCTTCCGGGAGTCATGTCAGTCGGAGCTGCACAAGTTATGACCAACGTGCATCGCGTAAAACCCGGAGATCGTGGAGTCATTATCGGTGTGAATGTCTTATCATCTGCAATTGCAATGGAACTGAAAATGGCAGATATTGACATCGCTTGTATTACATTGCCCGTTTCCAATACCGTAAATGAAAAGTTCGGACAGCCACTAGAAGTTATGAACTCACTTCTGCATGTTTCACATATGGCTCCTTCTGCATTTATTAAAATGGGAAGTAAACTGATGAAAAATGACTTTTTCAAACAACTTGGTATTACATTCTTTCCTAAAAATGGTGTGAAAATGTGGGATATACCGATTATGTTACGAAAAGCAGTTACTGAAATCATTGGCGATGAACAAGTCGAAGGTGTGAAAATCTCTACGATTAATGCAGCCGGTGAAGTGATTCCTGGCACTGAAGAGGTTATTGGAGCGGATTTCGTATGTATAGCGGGTGGTTTGTATCCTCTAGCGGAATTGGCAGCTGTCGCTGGATGTCCTTTCTATCACATAGAAGAACTTGGTGGATATGTCCCATTGCATAACGAACGCATGGAATCCACCCTTCCCGGGCTTTATGTTGCGGGGAACATCACGGGTATTGAAGGAGCTAAAGTTGCCATGAGTCAAGGGCAAACTGCGGGTCTCTCTATTGTCAACAACTTGGAGAATGGCACACTGGAAAATGACTTAATTTCCTCGATACAGGATACTGAGCATACGAGAGAGAATGCCTATATTCAATTTCATCCTGAAATCGGTCATGGTAAGAATAAGCTTCAGAAGTATTGGGATGAATACCATGCAGCGGTGACAACATAATTTTTCCAAACGAAAAAGCTCTACTGCGAAGTACATCGCAGTAGAGCTATTCAACATCTACACTATTAGCTATGAACTGTTTCTTTCTCGAGCTCATTTTCTGTTAGCTTCAATATCTTAGAAGTAGAAGCATGCATGTCCTTCAATAACTCAGGATGTTCTGCTAATGCTTTACCATATGAAGGAATCATTTCTTTCAATTTTGGCTCCCAATCACTTACTTGTCCCGGGAAGCACTTGTTAATCAGATCCAACATAACTGCTACTGCAGTGGATGCCCCAGGCGAAGCTCCAAGCAATGCTGCAATGGAACCGTCCTTATCCGTTACAAGTTCTGTACCAAATTGAAGTGTACCTTTGCTATCTGGAGTATCCTTGATAACTTGCACACGTTGGCCTGCAGTCCATAAATCCCAGTCTTCACTCTTCGCATCCGGAATAAATTCACGCAGTTCATTGATACGTTGTTCTTTTGTTTGTACCACTTGTTCTACCAAATACTTAGTCAATGACATATTCTTTGCACCACATGCTAGCATAGTCGTTAAGTTATTGGGTTTCACAGAACCAATAAGGTCCATCATGGATCCTTCTTTCAAGAACTTCGGTGTGAATCCTGCGAAAGGACCGAATAGCAAGGACTTCTCACCATCAATATAGCGGGTATCCAAGTGCGGAACGGACATTGGCGGTGCACCGACTTTTGCTTTTCCGTATACTTTTGCGTGATGTTTTGCAATTACATCTGGATTTTTACAGACCATGAAGACACCACTGATTGGGAATCCACCGATATGTTTACTTTCGGGAATACCTGTTTTCTGTAGCAATGGAAGACTTCCGCCTCCGCCACCAATGAAAACAAATTTAGTTTTATGGAATTCAAGCTTACCATCTTTATTATTCTTTATTTTTAATTCCCATTCGCCATCACTTGTACGTTTGATATCTTCTACTTGATGACCGTAGTTCACTTCAACGTCCACTGTTTGCATATGCTCAATTAACATACGCGTCAATGCACCGAAGTTTACGTCTGTACCTGTGTCGATTTTTGTTGCAGCAATCGCTTCATCAACAGTACGGTCTTGCATGATCAACGGAATCCATTCTTTTAGTTTTTCCGGATCATCGGAAAACTCCATTCCTTGGAATAGTGGATTTGCTGTCATCGCTTCAAAGCGTTTCTTCAAATACGTCACATTGTCTTCACCTTGTACAAGACTCATGTGTGGCAGTGGCATAATAAATTGCTCAGGGTCTTTAATCAACTTTTTTTCTACTAGATGCGACCAAAACTGCATAGATAATTGGAACTGTTCATTTACTTTAACCGCTTTTGTGATATCTACAGTCCCATCCGGCTTTTCGGAAGTATAGTTCAGTTCACATAAAGCTGCGTGTCCTGTTCCCGCATTATTCATCTCATGCGAGCTCTCTTCACCCGCTTTATCTAATTTCTCGAATAACGAGATATTCCAGTCAGGCGCTAATTCTTTAAGCATTGTTCCTAGCGTCGCACTCATAATTCCGGCGCCAATTAATATAACATCTGATTTAGTTTGTCTATTACTCATTTTGACCTTCCTTATATGTGAAATTTACAGAAACGTAAATGTTCCTAAATAAGGCGTCACAGCATACATGGCGCGTACTAGGAGCACTTTATTCTGTCTCAGTTTAACCATACATCTACTACCATCTTTTCTATTATACATCAAATATAATTAGGTTTAAAGGGACTTGTTTATTTATCAGGATAAAGCCGGTAATATGTCGGAATTTTGAACCACTTTATGGATTCCAATGAATTCATGGTTGTTTTCACGTCAATAAGTCTTCTGAGATCACTTTGAACCCTTCAATGATTGTGTCCTCTTCTACTTCAATCAAAATACATTGCTTGCCATCATAGTTAACTTGTTTGACATATTTCAGGTCTTGTGGACTAATTGAAATGTTTGCTACTTTGGTTTCGATCTTAATCGATTTCGACGTATAACTTGGTACGATGTGTGTTGCTTTCATTTCATAAGAGGTATCATCCACTACGGTCTGGAAAGCTGTTTCTACTGCTTCTGTATTAACGTAGTCAACACCGCTCATTTTCAACACACGCTCTACTTGCTTCGCATCGATTGCTGGTGGCTCTTCCGGTTCTTCCTCTTCTTCATCCACTACAGTTAATCGGTAGATTGCTTCATATACATTTCCTAGTGTTTCCGTATCTACTTCACCGCCGACTACTTGTTTGACAATCTCCTCGAAAACGGCCTTATCGTCGGCAGCGGTCACCACTTCTTCACCATTCAGGACATTCTCTATGAACGCATAATCGGGTTTATTCGCTTTACCCGCCGAATATAGTACATGATTGACATCAGCTGAATTGTCCGTGAAGCAAGGGAATAAAAAGCCGCCTATTGGTGACGCAAGATTAATGATGGGATCGAGCATCGTATTCGATTTGAATTCACGCTCTTGGAAATCAAATATAATGGAGCGCTTCGGCAAGTCTGTATGATTCATACTGCACAAAATAAACGGTGTGGTAAACACTTCATCGCGCATATCAATTTCAGTTTCCTCACTGTTACGCTTAGTCTTCTTAAAGTAGTTTCCACGAATAAATGTCACGACGAGATCTTTTTCATATTGGACATCTTGCACCATCTTCAGTGCTAGATGTTGCATTTCCTCTTTCCATTCATCGGCTTCTTCCGCTTGCAATCCTTCATACAATAGTTTTTGTGCGTGATGATCGTTAGTCTCTTCTTCTTGACGTTCGAACTTCACTTCAAATAACTTCATACCTAGTTTACCACCAAGCACTTTTTTGAAATTGGTCATAAACAGTTCCTGTTGCTCACGGTCAAGCAAAGCAAAAGCCTGACTTTCTTCATGGTAAATCTCATTGCTTTCCTGCCTAATATAGACATGGTAAATATCAGTGATCGTCAAAAGATCAGTATCTAATTTAAATCGTTTACGAATATCTGCAATATCATTTTTATTCATTTCGTGTTCCCACTTCCTAACTGATTTAAATAAATTTAATCACTACGTCGGATGACGCTTCTATACACGCGCATAAAAAATTAAAGATTTCACACATACTTATCCACTATTCGGGTACACAATGAAGTGAGACTAAAAAATCAGACAAGGGGTAGTGATTTCATGTCAGAAAAACTATTTACATCCACAGCAACCGCTAACGGAGGAAGAGAAGGCCATGTAGTATCCTCCGATAAAGTAGTAGAATTCGATACGGCAATGCCAGGAACAAAAAGAGCAAAAGAATTAGAGAACTCAACCAACCCTGAACAATTATTTGCTGCAGGTTACGCAGCTTGTTTCGATAGCGCACTTCAACTTGTAGCAAGCAAAGAACGCGTTAAGTTTTCATCAGAAGTCACTGCAAACGTCAGCTTGTGCAAAGATGAAACAGACGGTGGTTTCAAACTAGAAGTTGAATTACAAGTAACCGGTAGAGACATTGAAAAGACAAAGCTTGAAGAGCTAGTGGAAAAAGCACACCATGTCTGCCCATATTCCAAAGCAACTAGGGGTAATATTGAAGTGACACTTACTGTACTTTAATTCTGCATCTAAAAATAACAGGATAGGCTGTGCTGGAAATCGTGAATACACGACATCTAGCACAGCCTTTTAATTCACCGGAAGATACTTTCTATTTTTCCAATCCCTCCATTAATTTCACAATCGCAGCAGAAGTCTGCATAATCTGCTCTTTATTCGATATAGTAGCTACCCCGTCACCCTTCTGCTCACCGTAATCACCAAAACCTGCGTGATTACCACCTTCTATTTCGATGAACTTCGAATCACTAGGCATACTAGACTTGGCCGCCTTAATAGCCTTCGCATCCGCCACCTCATCATGACTCGCCCGAATCGACAACACATCCACCGACGTTTCACTCAAATCCGTGTGGCTTCCAGGATAAGAAGCCAGCAACACGAGCGCAGAAATCTTTTCATGACGGGATGCATAATCCGATGCTGTCACACCGCCTAAAGAGTGACCCCCTATTAACCATGTATCCATTTGAGGATGATTACGTATCACCTTATCTGCCCGATCAGGGGAGAAGATTGCCATCTTGAGCGGCAAGTGAGGAATGATTACAGTATAGCCTTGTTTAGCAATCTCCTTGGCCATCGGTGCGTATGCTTCGGCTTCTACTTTTGCACCTTGATAGAAAATAAAACCTATGTTTCTCTTATTTGAAGTAGGCTCAAACACTAAGTCTTTACCATTTGTCACGGTTACATCTGAATCTGACTGCAAATTTTCTTCCGCGTAAGACTGCGCTTTATAATAAGAACTAGTAAACAGGAAGAACCCAACTGCAATCATTAACAGGAAAATACCTAGCCCGATAAATAACTTGAATTTCCATGTCCTCTTTTTTTTCATACTTGATCCTCATTCCAGTTTATTTCTTCACAATATCGATGAAATGTTTTAACACTCTAGCCGTCAATCCCCAAACTGTATAAGTACCATACTCGTAAAACCATTCCTCAAGTGAATGGCTTCGAAATTTATACTGATCTCCGTTCATAATCTTCTCAAATGGGAAATTATCCGGCGGAGCTACTTCAATCGATACCAAATGCATATACGGTTCATGTTCCATCAACCACTTGAGCGGAATAGTAAATACCTCTTCCACTTCTTCTTTATTATAACTTCGAATGATTTCATGATAATCAATGACCGCTACGAACGGATAGACGACGAATGAAGGAGACGCAATATACGGGCTTAACTCTTCTATCATCTGTACCGTCTTCGGATCAATCCCGAGCTCTTCGTGTGTCTCCCGTAAAGCTGCTTCCATAGGGGATGCATCCGTTATATCGATTTTGCCGCCAGGAAAACTGATGTCGCCCGGCT encodes the following:
- a CDS encoding malate:quinone oxidoreductase; the encoded protein is MSNRQTKSDVILIGAGIMSATLGTMLKELAPDWNISLFEKLDKAGEESSHEMNNAGTGHAALCELNYTSEKPDGTVDITKAVKVNEQFQLSMQFWSHLVEKKLIKDPEQFIMPLPHMSLVQGEDNVTYLKKRFEAMTANPLFQGMEFSDDPEKLKEWIPLIMQDRTVDEAIAATKIDTGTDVNFGALTRMLIEHMQTVDVEVNYGHQVEDIKRTSDGEWELKIKNNKDGKLEFHKTKFVFIGGGGGSLPLLQKTGIPESKHIGGFPISGVFMVCKNPDVIAKHHAKVYGKAKVGAPPMSVPHLDTRYIDGEKSLLFGPFAGFTPKFLKEGSMMDLIGSVKPNNLTTMLACGAKNMSLTKYLVEQVVQTKEQRINELREFIPDAKSEDWDLWTAGQRVQVIKDTPDSKGTLQFGTELVTDKDGSIAALLGASPGASTAVAVMLDLINKCFPGQVSDWEPKLKEMIPSYGKALAEHPELLKDMHASTSKILKLTENELEKETVHS
- a CDS encoding DUF4317 domain-containing protein; amino-acid sequence: MNKNDIADIRKRFKLDTDLLTITDIYHVYIRQESNEIYHEESQAFALLDREQQELFMTNFKKVLGGKLGMKLFEVKFERQEEETNDHHAQKLLYEGLQAEEADEWKEEMQHLALKMVQDVQYEKDLVVTFIRGNYFKKTKRNSEETEIDMRDEVFTTPFILCSMNHTDLPKRSIIFDFQEREFKSNTMLDPIINLASPIGGFLFPCFTDNSADVNHVLYSAGKANKPDYAFIENVLNGEEVVTAADDKAVFEEIVKQVVGGEVDTETLGNVYEAIYRLTVVDEEEEEPEEPPAIDAKQVERVLKMSGVDYVNTEAVETAFQTVVDDTSYEMKATHIVPSYTSKSIKIETKVANISISPQDLKYVKQVNYDGKQCILIEVEEDTIIEGFKVISEDLLT
- a CDS encoding NUDIX hydrolase is translated as MDLDQLQNKLYENKSLFIGEETAFRSAVIIPLVEAEGEWHVLFEVRAFTMRKQPGDISFPGGKIDITDASPMEAALRETHEELGIDPKTVQMIEELSPYIASPSFVVYPFVAVIDYHEIIRSYNKEEVEEVFTIPLKWLMEHEPYMHLVSIEVAPPDNFPFEKIMNGDQYKFRSHSLEEWFYEYGTYTVWGLTARVLKHFIDIVKK
- a CDS encoding organic hydroperoxide resistance protein; its protein translation is MSEKLFTSTATANGGREGHVVSSDKVVEFDTAMPGTKRAKELENSTNPEQLFAAGYAACFDSALQLVASKERVKFSSEVTANVSLCKDETDGGFKLEVELQVTGRDIEKTKLEELVEKAHHVCPYSKATRGNIEVTLTVL
- a CDS encoding NAD(P)/FAD-dependent oxidoreductase, whose translation is MENKTIIIGAGPAGLTAAITIASRGHSVLVIDEYMKPGGRLLGQLYEEPNGNWWNGIVESNKLHQQAKELGVDIKLHTPVSNIELQDGIWSVHTDVDIYETTHLLLATGAAESPLPIKGWTLPGVMSVGAAQVMTNVHRVKPGDRGVIIGVNVLSSAIAMELKMADIDIACITLPVSNTVNEKFGQPLEVMNSLLHVSHMAPSAFIKMGSKLMKNDFFKQLGITFFPKNGVKMWDIPIMLRKAVTEIIGDEQVEGVKISTINAAGEVIPGTEEVIGADFVCIAGGLYPLAELAAVAGCPFYHIEELGGYVPLHNERMESTLPGLYVAGNITGIEGAKVAMSQGQTAGLSIVNNLENGTLENDLISSIQDTEHTRENAYIQFHPEIGHGKNKLQKYWDEYHAAVTT
- a CDS encoding alpha/beta hydrolase, translated to MKKKRTWKFKLFIGLGIFLLMIAVGFFLFTSSYYKAQSYAEENLQSDSDVTVTNGKDLVFEPTSNKRNIGFIFYQGAKVEAEAYAPMAKEIAKQGYTVIIPHLPLKMAIFSPDRADKVIRNHPQMDTWLIGGHSLGGVTASDYASRHEKISALVLLASYPGSHTDLSETSVDVLSIRASHDEVADAKAIKAAKSSMPSDSKFIEIEGGNHAGFGDYGEQKGDGVATISNKEQIMQTSAAIVKLMEGLEK